Proteins encoded within one genomic window of Drosophila willistoni isolate 14030-0811.24 chromosome XL unlocalized genomic scaffold, UCI_dwil_1.1 Seg141, whole genome shotgun sequence:
- the LOC6648986 gene encoding 40S ribosomal protein S19a, with the protein MPGVTVKDIDQHAVTKAVAVFLKKTGKLKVPDQMDIIKTAKFKELAPYDPDWFYVRCASILRHLYHRSPAGVGSITKIYGGRKRNGVHPSHFCRAADGAARKALQALEHARLVEKHPEGGRKLSSTGQRDLDRIANQIVVKQRDAAKQTGPIVISK; encoded by the exons ATGCCTGGAGTGACAGTGAAAGATATTGACCAGCATGCCGTTACCAAGGCTGTGGCCGTCTTCCTAAAGAA GACTGGCAAGTTGAAGGTGCCCGATCAGATGGACATCATCAAGACTGCCAAATTCAAGGAATTGGCTCCCTACGATCCCGATTGGTTCTATGTGCGTTGCGCCTCCATTCTGCGCCACTTGTACCATCGTAGTCCAGCTGGTGTTGGCTCGATCACCAAAATCTATGGTGGACGCAAGCGCAACGGTGTCCATCCCTCGCATTTCTGCCGTGCCGCTGATGGTGCTGCCCGCAAGGCTCTCCAGGCTTTGGAACATGCCCGCCTAGTTGAGAAGCACCCCGAAGGTGGCCGCAAGCTCAGTTCAACTGGTCAGCGTGATTTGGATCGCATTGCCAACCAAATTGTGGTCAAGCAGCGCGATGCTGCCAAGCAGACGGGTCCCATTGTTATTTCCAAGTAA